Proteins from a genomic interval of Gordonia sp. SL306:
- a CDS encoding enoyl-CoA hydratase/isomerase family protein yields the protein MSVGSPDGGGFETILLEVDADDHVATITLNRPEQLNTFNRTMCQELQRAWHTVKFDDRVHAVVLRAAGDRAFSAGLDVKSSYGQPDNIWNHEDPGELLSPKWQKMWKPVVCAVQGLCTAGALYFVNESDVVICSTSATFFDSHVTAGLVSALEPVGLMRRVGLGETLRMALMGNDERVGPDTALRIGLVSEITDPAELWDRAHEIAASIAAKPPTATQGTVKAIWESLDKPYRAAMDQGLIYTRLGNPIAKAELTTPAPGTGASRPSTTPRIR from the coding sequence ATGAGCGTGGGATCGCCCGACGGAGGCGGGTTCGAGACCATTCTGCTCGAGGTCGACGCGGACGACCATGTCGCCACGATCACGCTGAATCGTCCCGAGCAGCTGAACACGTTCAATCGGACGATGTGCCAGGAACTGCAACGTGCCTGGCACACGGTCAAATTCGATGATCGGGTGCACGCCGTGGTCCTCCGGGCCGCCGGGGATCGGGCCTTCAGCGCGGGCCTCGACGTCAAGTCGTCCTACGGCCAGCCGGACAACATCTGGAACCACGAGGATCCGGGCGAACTGCTCAGCCCGAAGTGGCAGAAGATGTGGAAGCCGGTCGTCTGCGCGGTCCAGGGTCTCTGCACCGCCGGTGCGCTGTACTTCGTCAACGAGTCGGATGTGGTCATCTGCTCCACGTCGGCGACGTTCTTCGACTCTCATGTGACCGCGGGACTGGTGTCGGCCCTCGAGCCCGTTGGACTGATGCGACGGGTCGGACTCGGCGAGACGCTGCGAATGGCCCTGATGGGCAACGACGAACGCGTCGGACCCGACACCGCGCTGCGCATCGGTCTGGTCTCCGAGATCACCGACCCGGCGGAACTCTGGGACCGGGCGCACGAGATCGCGGCGTCCATCGCCGCCAAACCGCCCACCGCCACCCAGGGGACGGTGAAGGCCATCTGGGAGTCGCTGGACAAGCCGTACCGGGCGGCGATGGACCAAGGGCTCATCTACACGCGGCTCGGCAACCCGATCGCCAAGGCAGAACTGACCACGCCGGCGCCCGGCACCGGTGCGTCCCGCCCGTCGACCACTCCGAGGATCCGCTGA
- a CDS encoding enoyl-CoA hydratase/isomerase family protein: MNLLVETHNRVRTLTFNRPDALNAFDEALYDATAQALIDAADDPEVAVVLLTGTGRAFTAGTDLKEMAQRVGDPDFVPGRYGFPGLIDALVAFPKPLICAVNGLGLGLGTTILGFADLVFVSTAARFKCPFTSLGVAPEAASSYLLPRLLGRQDAAWVLMSSEWISAEQAVEIGLAWRLCEPEELLGVATRHAEQLAQQPISSLIAVKRTMTEPIREQIDAARDRENAAFAELMGGPANTEALTAFAEGRAPDFTGLPAGA, encoded by the coding sequence ATGAATCTGCTCGTCGAGACCCACAACCGGGTACGCACACTGACATTCAACCGCCCCGACGCCCTCAATGCGTTCGACGAGGCGCTCTACGATGCGACCGCGCAGGCACTCATCGACGCCGCCGACGACCCCGAGGTCGCCGTCGTGCTCCTGACCGGCACGGGCCGGGCCTTCACTGCCGGAACGGATCTGAAGGAGATGGCGCAACGCGTCGGCGATCCCGACTTCGTGCCGGGGCGATACGGATTCCCTGGTCTCATCGACGCGCTCGTCGCCTTTCCCAAGCCGCTGATCTGCGCCGTCAACGGACTCGGACTCGGGCTGGGAACCACCATCCTCGGCTTCGCCGATCTCGTCTTCGTGTCGACCGCAGCGCGGTTCAAGTGCCCGTTCACCAGCCTCGGGGTCGCACCCGAGGCGGCGTCCTCCTACCTGCTGCCCCGCCTACTCGGCCGACAGGATGCGGCCTGGGTACTGATGTCGTCGGAGTGGATCTCTGCCGAGCAGGCGGTGGAGATCGGCCTGGCGTGGCGCCTCTGCGAGCCGGAGGAATTGCTCGGCGTCGCGACCAGACATGCCGAACAGCTTGCGCAACAGCCGATCTCCAGCCTGATCGCGGTGAAGCGAACGATGACCGAGCCCATCAGAGAACAGATCGATGCGGCCCGTGACCGCGAGAACGCGGCCTTCGCCGAGTTGATGGGTGGCCCGGCGAACACCGAGGCGCTCACCGCCTTCGCCGAGGGCCGCGCCCCCGACTTCACCGGGTTGCCGGCCGGAGCGTGA
- a CDS encoding phosphotransferase family protein, translating into MAAARGFAGKTIATIPRGPEDVTEEWLSSILEQHGHPADITAVEVEPIGTGQVGATFRVTPTYERRPDGLPDTFVVKLPAADESVRNSVTFGYRSECAFYASVNQRVLVPAPDCFHVDVSADAADFVLVLADQVGAEQGDQLAGCGFDEALLAVRALAGLHGPTWNDPVWRDFEGLAFNLRDEAAIRGLGDFAEMSVALALGRIGEELSSGDHETLAAAMGSVTRWLLSEPDRRALLHGDFRLDNLLFHADGKGVAVVDWQTLGVGLPTRDLAYFTGTSLEPDVRRAVESRLVDHYHDELRTHGVTDYSRAQCWEDYRLGMIQALLIPCIAIATSTETDRGTAMFVAMIRRGCEAIRDLGTLALVPAPTEPEE; encoded by the coding sequence GTGGCCGCAGCCCGGGGGTTCGCCGGAAAGACGATCGCGACGATTCCGCGCGGGCCTGAGGATGTCACCGAAGAATGGTTGTCGAGCATTCTCGAACAGCACGGCCATCCGGCCGACATCACTGCGGTGGAGGTCGAGCCGATCGGGACCGGTCAGGTCGGTGCCACCTTCAGGGTGACGCCCACATACGAGCGCCGACCCGATGGTCTACCGGACACCTTCGTGGTGAAGCTGCCCGCCGCCGACGAAAGCGTCCGCAACTCGGTGACATTCGGCTATCGCAGCGAATGTGCCTTCTACGCCTCGGTCAACCAGCGTGTACTCGTCCCGGCGCCCGACTGTTTTCATGTCGACGTCAGTGCGGACGCCGCCGACTTCGTGCTGGTCCTCGCCGACCAGGTGGGTGCGGAGCAGGGCGATCAGCTGGCCGGATGTGGGTTCGACGAGGCCCTCCTCGCCGTCCGCGCTCTTGCCGGCCTGCACGGACCCACATGGAACGATCCGGTATGGCGGGACTTCGAGGGGCTCGCGTTCAACCTCCGGGACGAGGCCGCGATCCGCGGCCTGGGGGACTTCGCCGAGATGAGTGTCGCGCTCGCACTGGGTCGAATCGGCGAAGAACTGTCGTCGGGCGACCACGAAACCCTCGCTGCCGCCATGGGATCGGTCACCCGATGGTTGCTGTCCGAGCCCGATCGTCGGGCGTTGTTGCACGGTGACTTCCGCCTCGACAATCTCCTGTTCCACGCCGACGGGAAAGGTGTGGCGGTGGTCGACTGGCAGACCCTCGGGGTGGGTTTGCCCACCCGCGATCTGGCCTACTTCACCGGAACCAGCCTGGAGCCGGACGTACGACGAGCAGTCGAGAGTCGACTGGTCGACCACTACCACGACGAGCTCCGGACTCACGGCGTGACCGACTACTCCCGTGCCCAGTGCTGGGAGGACTACCGGCTGGGGATGATCCAGGCGCTCCTGATCCCCTGCATCGCGATCGCCACCTCCACCGAAACAGACCGCGGGACCGCGATGTTCGTCGCCATGATCCGGCGAGGTTGCGAGGCGATCCGTGATCTGGGCACGCTCGCACTCGTCCCCGCACCGACAGAACCGGAGGAGTGA
- a CDS encoding class I adenylate-forming enzyme family protein, translated as MIDETGRTIATLICEHALRRPNQPMVIDPVTRVSYGELDRTTRALAAGFAEAGIGPGMRVGLIMPNSARWVQIALALTRIGAVLVPFSTLLAPRELRAQLEVSAVSHLITTEEFRGHRYLDDLADALGRDTITSGELIDPGLPALRHIWTVDDVLAAGRSPDSERVVDALSDSVAPGDPMIIIFTSGSSGIPKGVIHSHGGALGAVAAGLAARCINSDTRLYLPMPFFWVGGFGAGILSALLAGATLVTEEIPRPETTLKLLERERVTLFRGWPDQAAALARQSGTVGADLSSLQVGSLDALLPPELRAERGARANLFGMTESFGPYCGYPADRDMPRAAWGSCGKPFDGMEVRIADPETGAPLPTGATGEIALRGPHVLLGICRSTREDVFTADGFYATGDLGHLDDGGFLFYHGRSDDMIKVSGATVYPSEVQAALKAIDGVDNAFVTHVDGEAGPRVAAAVVCRSSTTEDELRSAARNMLSSFKIPSVWLLLDSDDPIPRGGTGKVDARGLRELLTRAHTPTGDRQPAAAGAPTRIGDR; from the coding sequence ATGATCGACGAGACCGGGCGAACCATCGCGACGTTGATCTGCGAGCATGCGCTCCGACGCCCCAATCAGCCCATGGTCATCGACCCGGTCACCCGGGTGAGTTACGGGGAACTCGACCGCACCACGCGGGCTCTCGCCGCCGGCTTCGCCGAAGCCGGGATCGGCCCCGGCATGCGTGTGGGCCTGATCATGCCCAACAGTGCGCGCTGGGTCCAGATAGCCCTTGCACTGACCCGGATCGGTGCCGTGCTGGTGCCTTTCAGTACTCTGCTGGCGCCGCGCGAACTCCGGGCTCAGCTCGAGGTCTCCGCCGTCTCCCACCTGATCACGACCGAGGAGTTCCGGGGACATCGCTACCTCGACGACCTCGCCGACGCCCTCGGACGTGACACGATCACCTCCGGCGAGCTCATCGATCCGGGCCTGCCCGCCCTGCGCCACATCTGGACCGTCGACGACGTTCTCGCAGCGGGTCGTTCACCGGACAGCGAGAGAGTGGTCGATGCCCTGTCCGATTCGGTCGCCCCGGGCGACCCGATGATCATCATCTTCACTTCCGGCAGCAGTGGAATACCCAAGGGGGTCATCCACTCCCACGGTGGCGCGCTCGGTGCGGTCGCCGCCGGACTGGCCGCCCGGTGCATCAATTCGGACACCCGGCTCTACCTGCCGATGCCGTTCTTCTGGGTCGGCGGGTTCGGAGCCGGGATTCTCTCCGCCCTGTTGGCCGGTGCAACCCTGGTCACCGAGGAGATCCCTCGTCCCGAGACGACGCTGAAACTCCTCGAACGTGAACGCGTCACCCTCTTCCGCGGCTGGCCCGACCAGGCGGCGGCGCTGGCACGACAGTCCGGGACGGTCGGCGCCGACCTCTCGTCGTTGCAGGTGGGCAGTCTCGACGCTCTCCTACCTCCCGAACTCCGCGCCGAGCGCGGCGCACGCGCCAATCTGTTCGGCATGACCGAGTCGTTCGGCCCGTACTGCGGGTACCCCGCCGACCGGGACATGCCTCGCGCGGCGTGGGGAAGTTGCGGAAAGCCCTTCGACGGCATGGAGGTTCGGATCGCCGATCCGGAGACCGGCGCGCCGCTGCCCACCGGCGCCACCGGCGAGATCGCGCTGCGTGGGCCGCACGTCCTGCTCGGCATCTGCCGGAGCACGCGTGAGGACGTCTTCACCGCCGACGGCTTCTACGCGACCGGGGACCTCGGCCACCTCGACGACGGCGGGTTCCTCTTCTATCACGGGAGATCCGACGACATGATCAAGGTCAGCGGGGCCACCGTCTACCCGAGCGAGGTGCAGGCCGCACTGAAGGCCATCGACGGCGTCGACAACGCCTTCGTGACCCACGTCGACGGTGAGGCCGGTCCTCGGGTCGCAGCCGCGGTGGTGTGCCGATCCTCGACTACGGAGGACGAGCTGCGATCGGCGGCCCGGAACATGCTGAGCTCGTTCAAGATACCGTCGGTGTGGCTTCTGCTCGACTCCGACGATCCGATCCCGCGCGGCGGCACCGGGAAGGTCGACGCCCGGGGGCTACGAGAGTTGCTCACTCGCGCCCACACACCCACCGGCGATCGGCAACCAGCAGCCGCCGGAGCACCGACACGGATCGGTGACCGATGA
- a CDS encoding nuclear transport factor 2 family protein, with translation MEARVAADTAAEIEAIKVVKARYCRYLDTKDAAGWRGLFADDLVVELDMAPATGGADPMTAPPIVGADGFVSSVLETLADATTVHHVHTPEIELTSELTATGIWAMEDRLVYPGGRSLLGAGHYHETYEKVDGDWKIKTQHLTRLWVELTGDWSGAKLSD, from the coding sequence ATGGAAGCACGGGTGGCGGCCGACACCGCGGCCGAGATCGAAGCCATCAAGGTGGTGAAGGCCCGCTACTGCCGATACCTCGACACCAAGGACGCCGCGGGCTGGCGCGGGCTGTTCGCCGACGATCTGGTCGTCGAACTGGACATGGCGCCCGCGACCGGTGGTGCTGATCCGATGACGGCCCCGCCGATCGTCGGTGCCGACGGCTTCGTGTCGAGCGTGCTGGAGACCTTGGCCGACGCGACGACGGTCCATCACGTCCACACGCCCGAGATCGAGCTGACATCGGAACTGACGGCCACCGGCATCTGGGCGATGGAAGACCGGTTGGTCTATCCGGGTGGTCGATCGCTGCTCGGTGCCGGCCACTACCACGAGACCTACGAGAAGGTCGACGGCGACTGGAAGATCAAGACCCAGCATCTCACTCGGCTGTGGGTCGAGTTGACCGGCGACTGGTCGGGCGCGAAGTTGTCGGATTGA
- a CDS encoding flavin-containing monooxygenase, which produces MVGQPIPRTAVIGAGISGLTTGKMLGDYGVPYTTFESSDRIGGNWAFGNPNGHSSAYRSLHIDTSKHRLSFKDFPMPDNYPTFPHHTDIKSYLDDYAAAFGLLDNIEFGNGVKHAARSADGRWHIEDQAGAQREFDFLVVANGHHWDPRYADFPGEFSGRRIHSHDYIDPRTPLDLSGQRILIVGIGNSAADIAVELSSKSLDNTVTLSTRSSAWIVPKYIAGKPGDAYWRTTPHLPLGLQRKALQMMMPLMGTDPTLYGLPPANHKLFEAHPTQSVELPLRLGSGDVIPKPNVSRLDGDTVHFEDGTSGDFDVIVYATGYNITFPFFDPEFVGAPGNQIRLYKRIFKPGIENLAFVGFAQSVPTLFPFVECQSRVVAAYAVGRYALPDVGEMEQIIDKDQKLHNGHTTDSPRHTQQVDYFVYEHDIRTRELPTGAKRAESRGFPTPTPTSRPLQDIA; this is translated from the coding sequence ATGGTGGGACAACCCATTCCACGTACAGCCGTCATCGGGGCCGGCATCAGCGGCCTCACCACCGGAAAGATGCTGGGCGACTACGGGGTGCCGTACACGACCTTCGAGTCGTCGGACCGCATCGGTGGAAATTGGGCGTTCGGGAATCCGAACGGCCACAGCAGCGCGTACCGGTCGCTGCACATCGACACGTCCAAGCATCGCCTGTCCTTCAAGGACTTCCCGATGCCCGACAACTATCCCACCTTCCCGCATCACACCGACATCAAGTCCTACCTCGACGACTATGCGGCGGCCTTCGGTCTTCTCGACAACATCGAGTTCGGGAACGGTGTCAAGCATGCGGCCCGGTCTGCCGACGGGCGATGGCACATCGAGGACCAGGCGGGCGCGCAGCGCGAGTTCGACTTCCTGGTCGTCGCCAACGGGCATCATTGGGATCCGCGCTACGCAGACTTCCCGGGTGAGTTCTCCGGGCGGCGGATTCACTCCCATGACTACATCGACCCGCGGACGCCGCTCGATCTGAGTGGACAGCGCATCTTGATCGTCGGGATCGGCAACAGTGCCGCCGACATCGCCGTCGAACTCTCGTCGAAGTCGCTCGACAACACCGTGACCCTGTCGACCCGGTCGAGCGCCTGGATCGTGCCGAAATACATCGCCGGAAAACCGGGCGATGCATACTGGCGCACCACGCCGCATCTGCCACTGGGCTTGCAGCGTAAGGCATTGCAGATGATGATGCCGCTGATGGGGACCGATCCGACGCTCTACGGACTTCCTCCGGCGAACCACAAGCTCTTCGAGGCGCATCCGACCCAGTCCGTCGAGCTGCCGCTCCGACTCGGGTCCGGCGACGTGATACCCAAACCCAACGTGTCGCGGCTGGACGGGGACACAGTGCATTTCGAGGACGGCACGAGCGGCGACTTCGACGTGATCGTGTACGCGACCGGCTACAACATCACCTTCCCCTTTTTCGATCCGGAGTTCGTGGGCGCCCCCGGCAACCAGATCCGCTTGTACAAGAGGATCTTCAAGCCTGGTATCGAGAACCTCGCATTCGTCGGGTTCGCGCAGTCGGTCCCGACGCTGTTCCCGTTCGTCGAATGTCAGTCCCGAGTGGTCGCGGCCTACGCCGTCGGTCGGTATGCACTTCCCGACGTTGGCGAGATGGAGCAGATCATCGACAAGGATCAGAAGCTGCACAACGGGCACACCACCGACAGCCCGCGGCACACCCAGCAGGTCGACTACTTCGTGTACGAACACGACATCCGCACCCGGGAACTGCCGACCGGCGCGAAGCGTGCCGAATCACGCGGCTTCCCGACGCCCACCCCCACCTCCCGACCACTGCAGGACATCGCGTGA
- a CDS encoding class I adenylate-forming enzyme family protein, translating into MTEPGLIDTDTVHRLARRIASVLTLEPDAGAIEYDGRWTTWGQLAALAERIKDICLETSAGDVPHVGILLRNRPAHVAAFLGVLLAGGCVVVINPSRGDARTRSDIADLTLPIVIGEADDLRNLVDPQPTTTVVTITDLTIEPEVASATANSGDPADDGSGTAVLMLTSGTTGPPKRVALTYDMLARSVLGADDGSNEKSSSAPARLSSGVAIVNAPLVHIGGVFRTLQCIVAARPYVLLPRFEIGSWADAVRRYRPRAVSLVPTAVRMVLHSDLTRDDLSSIRVVTSGTAPLSAEDADAFTDKFDIPVLTSYAATEFGGGVAGWTLADHREFWETKRGSVGRADPGSRLRVVADDGTVLGPDETGLLEVAPGQLGPSADWIRTTDLARIDGDGFLWIVGRADQAIIRGGFKVIPDDVRAALESHPSVEGASVVGRPDDRLGATPVAMVELRSGETVSEDELAEYLSDRLARYEIPTAIIIVDAIPRTPSGKADLTAVRSRLESSE; encoded by the coding sequence ATGACCGAGCCCGGGCTCATCGACACCGACACCGTGCACCGCCTCGCCCGACGAATCGCGTCGGTGCTGACCCTGGAACCCGATGCGGGAGCCATCGAGTACGACGGCCGATGGACCACGTGGGGTCAGCTCGCCGCGCTGGCCGAACGCATCAAGGACATCTGCCTCGAGACCTCGGCAGGTGACGTGCCCCATGTCGGGATCCTGCTCCGCAACCGGCCAGCCCACGTCGCCGCATTCCTCGGCGTACTCCTTGCCGGTGGTTGTGTCGTGGTGATCAACCCGTCCCGCGGGGATGCGCGAACCCGTTCCGACATTGCCGATCTGACGCTTCCCATCGTGATCGGCGAAGCGGACGACCTGAGGAACCTCGTCGATCCGCAACCGACGACGACGGTGGTCACGATCACCGACCTGACCATCGAACCAGAGGTCGCGTCGGCAACCGCGAACTCGGGCGATCCCGCCGACGACGGCTCGGGTACCGCGGTCCTCATGCTGACCAGCGGCACCACCGGACCGCCCAAGCGAGTCGCCCTCACCTATGACATGCTCGCCCGCAGTGTGCTGGGAGCCGACGATGGCAGCAACGAAAAGAGCAGCAGCGCTCCCGCCCGACTGAGTTCCGGAGTTGCCATCGTCAACGCTCCCCTCGTCCACATCGGTGGCGTGTTCCGGACGCTGCAGTGCATCGTCGCGGCGCGGCCCTATGTGCTGCTCCCGAGGTTCGAGATCGGTTCCTGGGCCGACGCCGTGCGCCGGTATCGGCCACGTGCGGTGTCCCTCGTCCCGACGGCGGTCCGGATGGTGCTGCATTCAGATCTGACCCGCGACGACCTGTCGAGCATCCGCGTGGTCACCTCCGGCACCGCGCCGCTGTCCGCCGAGGACGCCGATGCGTTCACCGACAAGTTCGATATACCTGTGCTCACCTCGTACGCAGCCACCGAATTCGGTGGTGGCGTGGCCGGTTGGACACTCGCGGACCATCGCGAGTTCTGGGAGACCAAGCGCGGCAGTGTCGGCCGAGCCGATCCCGGATCCCGGCTGCGCGTCGTCGCCGACGACGGCACCGTACTCGGCCCGGACGAAACCGGACTGCTCGAGGTCGCGCCCGGCCAACTCGGCCCGTCGGCGGACTGGATTCGTACCACCGACCTCGCCCGCATCGACGGCGACGGTTTCCTGTGGATCGTGGGCCGGGCGGATCAGGCCATCATCCGCGGCGGCTTCAAGGTGATCCCCGACGATGTCCGCGCCGCACTGGAGAGCCACCCGTCGGTGGAGGGCGCGTCGGTTGTCGGCCGCCCCGACGACCGGCTCGGCGCGACGCCTGTCGCGATGGTCGAACTCCGCAGCGGTGAGACCGTTTCAGAGGATGAGTTGGCGGAGTACCTGTCCGATCGCCTGGCGCGCTATGAGATCCCCACCGCGATCATCATCGTCGACGCCATCCCGCGCACTCCCTCCGGCAAGGCGGATCTCACCGCCGTCCGGAGCCGACTGGAAAGTAGTGAGTGA
- a CDS encoding TetR/AcrR family transcriptional regulator gives MAKPLIPVETIYERALVLLDEEGDSALSTRRLAADLRISTRTLYQQVGNRENLIRTLVARHLSRLRLEFHEHGDWETTALQWCLGLHDALRAHPHLTELMTIDDGDAVMEYVSELVAATRKEGFDPPLADECCRALVGLTINHTIMEVRGMHDTKLSERDPGSAAKTEASFVQSIRWILAGVRAEVTSARPTSTRAPRKPRKAASSRTAQRPASTKAGR, from the coding sequence ATGGCAAAGCCGTTGATCCCGGTGGAGACGATCTACGAGCGCGCACTCGTCTTGCTGGACGAAGAGGGCGACAGCGCCTTGAGTACGCGCCGTCTGGCCGCCGACCTCAGGATCTCCACCCGCACGCTGTATCAGCAGGTCGGAAACCGGGAGAACCTGATCCGTACACTCGTTGCCCGACATCTCTCCCGGCTGCGGCTCGAGTTCCACGAGCACGGCGATTGGGAGACGACCGCACTGCAGTGGTGCCTCGGGTTACACGACGCTCTACGCGCGCATCCCCATCTCACCGAGCTGATGACGATCGACGACGGCGACGCGGTGATGGAGTACGTCAGCGAATTGGTCGCCGCCACGCGCAAGGAGGGTTTCGATCCCCCACTGGCCGACGAATGCTGTCGGGCACTCGTAGGTCTCACCATCAACCACACGATCATGGAGGTCCGCGGTATGCACGACACCAAGCTCTCGGAGCGCGACCCCGGGTCGGCGGCGAAGACCGAGGCCAGCTTCGTCCAATCGATCCGTTGGATACTCGCCGGTGTCCGCGCCGAGGTCACATCGGCGCGCCCCACGTCCACCCGAGCACCGAGAAAGCCCCGTAAGGCTGCGTCGTCGCGGACGGCGCAGCGTCCCGCCTCCACGAAAGCCGGCCGATGA
- a CDS encoding enoyl-CoA hydratase/isomerase family protein: MSFDTIKYEVDGHTAIVTLNRPDALNALSPHMISELRSAYAEAENDDQVWTLIVTGSGRAFCTGADVKEIPGDGKVLNERPYLSTYEQWEAPQEGTPPFRTMAKPIIVAINGICCGAGLDWVTTGDIVIASDKATFFDPHVSIGLVAGREVVRLARVLPRSVALRMALMGKHERMDAERALDLGMISEVVEHEQLVERARAIADIVNSNAPLAVRGTRMAILKGLDLPLHEAEMLAESFRERVTRTEDALEGPRAFVEKRAPEWQCR, from the coding sequence ATGTCGTTCGACACCATCAAATACGAGGTCGACGGCCACACCGCGATCGTCACCCTCAATCGACCCGACGCACTCAACGCACTGAGTCCGCACATGATCTCCGAACTGCGGTCGGCCTATGCCGAGGCCGAGAACGACGATCAGGTCTGGACGCTCATCGTGACCGGCAGCGGTCGCGCGTTCTGCACCGGCGCCGACGTCAAGGAGATCCCCGGCGACGGCAAGGTCCTCAACGAACGTCCGTATCTGTCGACGTATGAGCAGTGGGAGGCACCCCAGGAGGGCACTCCACCCTTCCGCACGATGGCCAAGCCGATCATCGTGGCGATCAACGGGATCTGCTGCGGCGCGGGATTGGACTGGGTCACCACCGGCGACATCGTCATCGCGTCCGACAAGGCGACCTTCTTCGACCCCCACGTCAGCATCGGGCTCGTGGCGGGACGCGAGGTGGTGCGTCTCGCGAGGGTGCTGCCCCGCTCGGTGGCGCTACGGATGGCCCTGATGGGCAAGCACGAGCGGATGGATGCCGAGCGTGCGCTCGACCTGGGGATGATCAGCGAGGTCGTCGAGCACGAGCAACTCGTCGAGCGCGCCCGCGCGATCGCCGACATCGTCAATTCCAATGCGCCGCTGGCTGTTCGCGGAACGCGCATGGCCATCCTCAAGGGCCTCGACCTCCCGCTGCACGAGGCGGAGATGCTGGCCGAGTCCTTCCGCGAACGAGTCACGCGGACCGAGGATGCCCTCGAAGGCCCCCGTGCCTTTGTGGAGAAGCGTGCACCGGAATGGCAGTGCCGATGA
- a CDS encoding cytochrome P450, giving the protein MSAPTIDEAARSVADPKAYADETRIHAALTQLRRAAPVSYVDAPGYNPFWAVTKHADIMTVERANNLFTNAPRPVLMTAQEEELQAAAQIRTLIHMDDPEHRVMRAVALDWFRPKALKAMKERIDELARIHVEKLRDAGGECDFVQEVAVNFPLFVIMSLLGVPESDLPRMLELTQELVGSQDSEFQRSTSPDEQMAALLDMFEYFSTLAAQRRAQPTGDMASTIANAVVNGEPLGDIDLVSYYALIATAGHDTTTSTISGGMQALIEHPGERRRLTDDLDLMPQATEEMIRWVTPVKAFMRTAAEDTELGGVPIAAGDSLLLSYVSGNRDEEAFTDPFRFDVSREINKHVAFGFGVHFCLGAALARMEVNSFFTELLPRLKGVEPAGDPERTATTFVGGLKHLPIRYALI; this is encoded by the coding sequence ATGAGTGCACCCACCATCGACGAGGCGGCGCGTAGTGTCGCCGATCCCAAGGCATATGCCGACGAGACCCGCATCCATGCCGCGCTGACGCAGCTGCGGAGGGCGGCGCCCGTCTCCTATGTCGACGCCCCCGGATACAACCCGTTCTGGGCGGTCACCAAACATGCCGACATCATGACCGTCGAGCGGGCGAACAATCTTTTCACGAACGCCCCTCGGCCGGTTCTCATGACCGCACAGGAAGAAGAACTGCAGGCGGCCGCGCAGATCCGCACGCTCATCCACATGGACGATCCCGAGCACCGTGTGATGCGGGCCGTCGCACTCGACTGGTTCCGTCCCAAGGCTCTGAAGGCGATGAAGGAACGCATCGACGAACTCGCCCGGATTCACGTCGAGAAGCTGCGTGACGCGGGAGGGGAGTGTGACTTCGTGCAGGAGGTGGCGGTCAACTTCCCACTCTTCGTGATCATGTCGCTGCTCGGCGTGCCCGAGTCGGACCTACCCCGCATGCTCGAACTGACCCAGGAACTGGTGGGCTCGCAGGATTCCGAGTTCCAGCGCAGCACCAGCCCGGACGAGCAGATGGCCGCCCTGCTCGACATGTTCGAGTACTTCAGTACGTTGGCCGCTCAGCGGCGTGCACAGCCGACCGGCGACATGGCCTCGACGATCGCCAATGCCGTGGTGAACGGTGAACCGCTCGGCGACATCGACCTGGTGTCGTACTACGCACTCATCGCGACCGCCGGACACGACACCACCACGTCGACGATCTCCGGTGGTATGCAGGCGTTGATCGAACACCCCGGGGAGCGGCGTCGGTTGACCGACGATCTCGATCTGATGCCGCAGGCGACCGAAGAGATGATCCGTTGGGTGACACCGGTGAAGGCCTTCATGCGTACCGCAGCCGAGGACACCGAGCTGGGTGGGGTTCCCATCGCGGCCGGTGATTCGCTCCTGCTGTCCTACGTGTCGGGCAACCGGGACGAGGAAGCCTTCACCGATCCGTTCCGGTTCGACGTCTCCCGCGAGATCAACAAGCACGTGGCGTTCGGGTTCGGTGTGCATTTCTGCCTGGGCGCCGCTCTCGCACGGATGGAGGTCAACAGTTTCTTCACCGAACTGCTGCCGCGGCTGAAAGGTGTGGAACCGGCAGGGGATCCGGAACGCACGGCCACCACGTTCGTCGGCGGGCTGAAACATCTGCCGATCCGCTACGCGCTGATCTGA